One stretch of Pradoshia sp. D12 DNA includes these proteins:
- a CDS encoding post-transcriptional regulator — MKNEGWRTIKLDRQHPYEKFRSEMLPALKSKQEEFQLLGYPEVQGNDIWMYLTNKKWKKPNPEIRAYEIFQDIMSVKVAHYMNYATIEALKEGEAMKKNMASGLEEFKDLFS, encoded by the coding sequence ATGAAAAATGAGGGTTGGAGGACGATTAAATTGGACAGACAGCATCCGTATGAGAAATTTCGTTCAGAAATGTTACCAGCTTTAAAAAGTAAACAAGAAGAATTTCAATTGTTAGGTTATCCGGAGGTTCAGGGAAACGATATTTGGATGTATTTAACGAATAAAAAATGGAAGAAACCTAATCCTGAAATAAGGGCATATGAAATTTTTCAAGATATTATGAGTGTCAAAGTGGCACATTATATGAATTATGCGACAATAGAGGCATTAAAAGAAGGTGAGGCTATGAAGAAAAATATGGCTTCAGGGCTTGAAGAATTCAAAGATTTATTTTCATGA